CCCGCGTCTTGCCGCTTCCCGCGCCTGCGATGACCAAAACGGGTCCCTCGACAGATAATACCGCCTGTAATTGCGCCGGGTTTAATCTCCCCTTCAGATCAATCATGAAGTCCCTGTAACGGATCCGGAAAAAATCTCGAAAGATTACGACGAACCGCTCTCATGTAGTATACATGAAACGTCCGCTCAGGGAGAAAGGTGTTTTGGAGAAATCACTATCTGATATAATGCAGAGAGAAGAGGGCGGAAAAGTGCGTTGGGGGTTGTCTGTCGCAGGGCATTGGTAGATGAGAGGAGCTGACGTGGTAATTCTCGTGACGAATGACGACGGGGTCCATTCACCGGGGCTCATCGCCCTCTACAAAGCGATGAAAGAGGTCGGAAATGCCTATATCGTGGCTCCCGACAGAGAAAGGAGCGCCGTCGGCCACTCCTTGACTCTTCACCGTCCTCTCAAGGTCGAGGAAGTGAGGGAGCATGTTTATTCCGTGAACGGTACCCCGACGGATGCCGTGGTTCTCGGCGTGAATAAGATACTCCCGCGGAAACCGGATATTGTGGTATCGGGCATCAACAGGGGAGGGAACCTCGGAGACGACATTACCTATTCCGGAACGGTGTCGGCGGCAATAGAAGGAACGATCCTCAATGTGCCTTCCCTTGCCGTCTCGGTGCACGGGGAGCGGAACTGTCATTTCGACACCGCCGCCATCTACGCCCTTAGGGTCGTACGGCACATCATCGAGAACCCCCTGCCTTATGACACGTTTCTCAATGTCAACGTCCCGAACATGGGCAAAGGTGACGTCAGGGGGATAAGGATCACACGGCAGGGAAAACGCATCTATGACAATTCGATCCAGGACGTCTTTTCTCCCAGGGGCGAACGGCATTACTGGATCGGGGGAGGAATCCCCTATTGGGAGCATGGCGATGACACGGACATAAGCGCAGTCGAGAAGGGATACGTTTCCGTGACACCTGTACATTTGGACCTCACGAATTACAGCGCTCTTCAACTCATGAAGAAACAGATTCCTTCTCTTTTCGGTGAAGACAGGGAAGAACAGGAAGGGGCTGAGGAATGAAGCGATACGATGTCGCGATCGTCGGCGCCGGTCCGGCAGGAATCTTTTCGGCGCTTGAACTGCTGAAGAACAGGAGCGACCTCAAGCTTCTCCTTGTCGAAAAGGGAAAGGATATTGATCAAAGGTCCTGTCCCTTAGAGGTGAGAGACATTTCGTGCAGCAAGTGTCCTGAATGCGATCTCCTGAGCGGATGGGGAGGAGCCGGCGCCTTCAGCGACGGCAAACTTACCCTCTCACCGGAGGTCGGGGGGTTCCTTGCGCGGTATATCGAGCCTCCCGCCCTGCAATCGCTCATCAGTTATGTCGACGACGTCTACAGTCAATTCGGCGCGCCCCAGGAGGTTTACGGCTCTGATGCGGATTCGGTGAAAGAGATCGAACGACTCGCATCGAAAAATGACCTCATTCTCGTCCCCTCGAAGGTGAGGCATATAGGCACGGACTGGTGCAGGGGTCTCCTCCAGAGGATGCGGGAGACGCTCCAGGGAACTGCCGATGTTATCTTCCGGTCCGAGGCGGAGGGAATACGGATAGAGGGAGGGCCGCTCTCGCGCCAGGTGAAA
This region of Thermodesulfovibrionales bacterium genomic DNA includes:
- the surE gene encoding 5'/3'-nucleotidase SurE, with protein sequence MRGADVVILVTNDDGVHSPGLIALYKAMKEVGNAYIVAPDRERSAVGHSLTLHRPLKVEEVREHVYSVNGTPTDAVVLGVNKILPRKPDIVVSGINRGGNLGDDITYSGTVSAAIEGTILNVPSLAVSVHGERNCHFDTAAIYALRVVRHIIENPLPYDTFLNVNVPNMGKGDVRGIRITRQGKRIYDNSIQDVFSPRGERHYWIGGGIPYWEHGDDTDISAVEKGYVSVTPVHLDLTNYSALQLMKKQIPSLFGEDREEQEGAEE